The following is a genomic window from Candidatus Zixiibacteriota bacterium.
GTCATAGGCGTGGTGCCAGATCGTCACCGAATCACCTTGGCGGAGTACAACGGCCTGGTCATTCGTCGAGGAGGCATCCAACACCGGCAATCGCGTGCGATCGAGCACCGTGATTGTCCCGGCGATACTGTCCTGCAACGAGGGCAGCTCTGCGTCGGAGGCGACGAAGTACACGGTGTACACCCCGGCATCAGGGTAGTCCGGCGTCATGCTGAACGTGCCGGTTCCATCGCCGTTGTCGATGAAGGACGCGTGTGGCGGTAGTGGTCGCGCAGCCAAAGACGGTGTCGTTCGGTCGGGGTCGCTGGCAGTCACCATGAACGTCAGGATATCCTTTTCGATCACGGTGTACGGGGAGACGGCGGCCACGACCGGCGTCTGGTTCCCGGCGTCGACGATGGTGATGACAACGAATCCGGTGTCCGCGCCTCCCAGGTCGTCGGTGGCCAGAATCGTCAGCGTGTAGATCGTGTCCTGCCAGTAGTCCGGTGTCATCTGAAAAAGCCCGCGTCCGTTCCCGGAATCGGTAAAGGCGGAGTTCTCCAGAAGCGGCGCCACCGACAAGGTCAGCGTCTGATCTTCCGGGTCGGTGGCACTGACGAGGATCAGGAGCGTCGTCGTCTCGACCACACTCGCAGAGTCGGGGAGCGTGGCCAGTACCGGCGGCTGATTCCCCGCCTCGCGGACCTGGATCAGAACGTTCTCGTGATCCGTGAGGAGACCGTCGCTGGCGACGAAGTTGACCTGATAGAGCCCGGCCTGCACGTAGGTCGGCATGAAGGTCAGGGATCCGCGACCGTTGCCCGAATCCACAAAGACGGCGTTGGTTGGCACCGTCGAGGCAGTCAGGATCGGGATTGTTCCGTCGGGATCGGTGGCGGAGATGCCGAAGACCAGCGTATCACCCTCATCGACGGACTTGGGGCCGATGGCGGCCAGCACCGGGGCCTGATTCTGGCTTTGAACCGTGATCGTGATCGTCTCCAGATCGGCCAAGTTGGGAGTGCCGTTGTCGGTCACCAGGAAGGTGATCGTATGCGGTCCGACCTGTCCGGTCGTCGGTTTGAATTTGAATTTGCCGATGCCGCCGCCGGAATCCTGGTACGTGGCATTGGCCGGGAGGTTGAGCGCCGCCATGAACAACTGATTCCCCGGAGGCGCGGTCGAATCGGTCGCCACGATTCTAATCTTGATCGAATCGCCCGCGAGGACCGTCCGATCACCGATGTGCCACAGGTTGGGGGCGAGATTCTTCTCCAGCGTCGTAACGATGAATGAGAGTGTCGCGGCGGCGATCGGCGCACCGTTGTCCAGGGCCATGATGCGGACCGTATCGACACCGGCGTCCAGATAGCCGGGGGTGTATCGCCACGTCCCGTAGCCGTTGCCGGAGTCGACGAAGACCGCATTCGGGATCGGATTGAGCGTGCCCATCAGGATCGCGCCGCCCTCCGGATCGACGGCATGCACAAGGACCACCAACGTGTCCCCTTCACTGACGTTGGGTGGCGGGACGCTGTCAAACACAGGCGGCAGGTTGCCGATTTCCACGACCGTGATGTACACCAACTCGCTGTCGGCCAGCAGGCCATCAGAGGCGATGAAGGTCACGGCATAGGCATTGCCGCCCTGATTTAGATCCGGATTGAAGACGAAGCCGCCGGCGCCGTTCAGTGAATCTGCAAACGTTGCATTCGGCGGCACACCGACGGCGGTCAGGGTCGGAATCGTCAAGTCCGAATCAGACGCAAAGACACGGAACTGAAGCGATGTACCCTCGGTCACGACTTTGGGGCCGATCGCCGCCAGGACGGGACGCTGATTCCCCGCGTCGATGACAGTAATATCCACCGTTTCCGAATCGGCAGCGGTACCGTCGGAGGCGATGAACAAGACCGGGTAGACACCGACCTGCGAGTAGTCCGGCGTGAAGTTGAACGACCCGGTCCCCGTCCCCTGGTCGGTGAATATGGCACCGGCCGGCAATCCCTGCGCGGTCAGCGCTGGAATCGTGCCATCAACGTCGGACGCCGAAACCAGGAAGAAGAGATTCTGTGCTTCGGTCACCGATTGTGGTCCGATCGCGGCCAAGACCGGTGGGCGATTGATGTCATTGACAGTGACAGCGACGATCTCGCTGTCGGCCAATAGCCCATCGGAGGCGATGAAACGAACATTGTAGACGCCCGCCTGCGTGAAGTCGGGATCGAAGTTGAAGGAGCCGGTGCCATTGAAGTTGTCGATGAACTGCGCGTTGGCCGGAAGGTCTTCGGCGCTGAGAATGACGCTGTCGGCATCGGGATCGGTTCCGGAAACTCCGAAGGAGAGATTCAATCCTTCATTCACCGACTGCGGTCCGATGGCGGCCAGAACCGGCTGTTGGTTTCCGGTCTCATTGACCGTGATCGTGACAAACTCAGTGTCGGCCAGAAGACCGTCGGACGCGATAAACTGGGGATGGTAGACGCCCGATTGCGTGAAATCGGGATTGAAGTTGAATGTCCCGGTGCCGTTGCCATTGTCCGTGAACGTGGCATTCGTCGGCAGGTTGACAACGGTCAGGGCCGGGATCGGACCATCGGGGTCGGTGGCGGAGACACCGAAGTTGAGATTCTGTCCTTCACTGACAAGCTGCGGCGGGATCGTCGTCCAGACCGGGGCCTGATTCACGTCATTGACGGTGACTGCGACCAGTTCACTGTCGGCCAGCGCGCCATCTGATGCAATGAAACGAACATTGTAGGCGCCTGACTGGGTGAAATCGGGGCCAAACGTAAAGGTTCCGGTGCCGTTGCCGTTATCGACGAAATTCGCGTTCGTCGGCACGTTCTCCGCGGTCAGCGTCGGCGCATTGCCATCCGGGTCGGTTGCCGAGACGCCGACATTCAGCAGCAATCCTTCATTGATAGACTGCGGACCGATGGCGGCCAGCACCGGCGCCCGGTTGACGTTGTTGACCGTGACGGCGACGATTTCGGTATCAGCCAGTGCACCGTCAAAAGCAATGAACCTCACGTTGAAGACACCGGCTTGCGTGAAGTCGGGATCGAAGTTGAAGGTCCCGGCTCCGGCACCGTTGTCGATGAATGTGGCATTCGCCGGGACGTTCTCGGCTGTCAGAGTCGGTGCGGGGCCGTCTGGATCAGAGGCGGACACGCCGAAGTTGAGGTTCTGGCCTTCATCCACTGACTTCGGCCCGATCGTTGCCAGGATCGGAGCCCGGTTCACGTCGCTCACCGTGATGGCAACGATCTCGGTGTCGGCTAACGAGCCATCGCCGGCGATGAAGCGGACATTGTAGACGCCGAATTGCGTGTAGTCCGGGTTGAAGTCGAACGTGCCGGTGCCGTTGCCGTTGTCGGTGAACGTCGCGTTCGCGGGCGCATTCTCTGCAGCCAGGGAGATGCTGTCGGCATCGATATCCGATGCGGAGACACCGAAGTTGAGATTCTGCCCTTCACTGACCGACTGCGGTCCGATCGTCGCCAGCACGGGCGCGTGATTGCTCAAGTAACGAAAGCCGTTGACCAACGGCGCCGAGGACAACCCGGAGGCGGTGTTGGTGACAACGACATCGACAAATCCGGGTGCACCGACCGGCACGCGGCAGGTCAGTTGGAACGGACTGGTGACGACGACGTTGGTCGCCGGCGAACCACCGAAAAGAACGGTCATGCCGGCCACGTCGAAGTTGGTACCGTGGATAGTCACAGTGGGCTGGTTGACCGCCGAACCGGAGTCGGGATCGACAGCGAGAAGGGTTGGGGCAGTCGGCGTGGCGGCGTCGGCAGCCACTTCGACGGAATGCGCCGAGAAGATCGCGCCGGCATCTTGACCGATGATCAAGTACGTGTAGTTCGTCACACCGTCGGATGTCGCATCGACGAAGAAGGAGTCGGCAACACCCGCGTTGGCCAGATTTCCCAGGGGATCATCGAGACGTCGGAACACCGAGTTATTGGCCGTCGCGCGGCGATAGACATGGTAGGTCACGCCCGCGACACGATTCCACGAGAGATTGATGCGGGCCAGCGAAGCGACGCGCGCCGTCAGTCCGGTGGGACGGGCCGGGCCGGATGCCGTCGCCAAGAGAATATTCTCCTGTTGGAAGGAGTTGCTGGGAATGGGCTTTTCGAGCCGGAAGTACTGGCCATTGGCCGTATTGACAAAGATGAAGTCATAAGGATTGCCGGCCGCCTCGGTCGTGTAGTTCTGGAAATCATCGAACCAGTTCGTGCCGTCATACCCGGCCCCGACATTGGATTCGATTCTGATTTCCTCGTCGGTGTTGTCCAGGAATCCGACCCAGAGCAACTGTCCCACCGCGGGATTGGACAAGTCGGCGTTCTGGACCGTTCCGAAGATGCTCCCCTGGGCAAACGCCCCTGTTGGGACCATCAGGCCCAGAAGGACAGCCGCAATACCCAGAGGCCAGCGGAAAATCGCTGCTCGACAGGACCGTGTGCTCAGCACTGTTCGGCGCACACATCCCCCTTCATTCACTGGTTCGGAAGTCGGATTGAGTATCTGCATAAGCCCGCCCACATGACTACGGCGCCGGGAACTGGCCCGGGTTGGCCGCGTTCGCCTGATAGGCCCGGCCCGCCTTGACGGGGAAGTTCGGACCAAATCCGGCGGCAAAACGCGATTCGTAACTCTGTGACGTGGGAATGAATCTGTTCAGCGTATTGAGCACGCCGGGCAGCGCATCGATGATGCTCTGCGCGGTCGTGAAATCGAGTTCGCGTTCGAACGGAACGCCGATGAACGAGTAGTCGGTCGTCGACGTCGTCACGATCGGATAGGTGACACTGCCTGGAGCCGGCACCTGTCCCGCGATAGAGAAGACGGTCGGCAACTTGGCGTTCACCTGGTAGATGCCGCCGGGCACCACGGCGAAATCGGTCCCGAAACCGGCGGCGAAACGCGACTCGAAGCTTTGCGAGGCAGCGACGTACCGGTTCACCGTGTTGACGTTCGCGACACCGATCGCCTGAATCAAGTCGGAGGCCGTGTTGATACCGGTCCCGGCAAAGGGCATCATGATCAGCGTGAAATCGGTGGTGCTGGTCGTGAAGATCTGATAATCGTACTCGCCGACGCGGTTGGACGCTGTGGAACGACCACCGGCAACGTCGACCGCGACCAGGCAGTAGAAATAGTTCGTGCCGGTGTCACCGACGACGTCGGCGCCGCCGACGTTGTTGTCCGTGAACATCACAGCCGCCGGAAGCGCGGTGCCGATCGACTCGGCGGGAGTGGGAGTGAAATATGCGCGGGTGCTACGGTAGATCACATAGCGGCTCAGCGATGTGGCGGCCCCCGATGTGTCGAGCGTGACCGCGCTCCAGGTCAGTTGAATGGCGTTCCCGGAAACCGTCGCCATCAGATCGGCGATCGCGCGCGGCTGAGACACGGCCACGATTTGAACGGTGTCGGGATCGGACAACAACTGAGCGTCGTCGACCCGCAGGGAGAAGGCATATGTCCCGCCGATCGCCGGTACAAATGTCGGAGCGACCGCATTGGAATCGGAGAGTGTGACCGCCGGGCCGGACACCTGTCGCCAGTGGTAATAGACAGGTTCGGCGTCGGGATCGTACGAGCCGCCGCCATCGAGCGTCACAATGCTGCCGATGGCCACCGGGCCCTGATCGGGTCCGGCATCGGCCACCGGAGCACGATTGGAATTCGTGACCGTGATGGCGACGATTTCGCTGTCCGCCAGAGCACCATCGGAGGCAATGAACGTCACATTGTAGACGCCCGTCTGGTTGAAATCGGGATCGAAGACAAATGACCCGGCCCCATTGGCGGAATCGGTGAAGACCGCGTTGGCAGGCGCATTGACCGCGTTGAGGACGGGAATCGTTCCATCGATGTCGGTGGCCGTCACGCGGAATTCGAGATGGCTGTTCTCCGCCACACTCTGGGCGCCGATCGGGGCCAAGGCCGGCGCCGCGTTGATATCATTTACAGTAATGGCAACGATCTCGCTGTCCGCCAGAGATCCATCCGAGGCGATGAACCGCACATTGTAGACACCGGCTTGGGTGTAGTCGGGATCGAACACAAACGACCCGGTCCCATTGCCGTTGTCGGTGAACGTCGCATTGATCGGGACATTCTCCGCCGTCAGGATCACACTGTCGGCGTCGGGATCGGTGGCCGACACACCAAACGTCAGGTTCTGGCCCTCATTGACCGACTTGGGACCAATCGCCGCCAACACCGGTGTCCGATTGACATTCGTCACCGTGATCGCCACAGTCTCG
Proteins encoded in this region:
- a CDS encoding Ig-like domain-containing protein — translated: MVPTGAFAQGSIFGTVQNADLSNPAVGQLLWVGFLDNTDEEIRIESNVGAGYDGTNWFDDFQNYTTEAAGNPYDFIFVNTANGQYFRLEKPIPSNSFQQENILLATASGPARPTGLTARVASLARINLSWNRVAGVTYHVYRRATANNSVFRRLDDPLGNLANAGVADSFFVDATSDGVTNYTYLIIGQDAGAIFSAHSVEVAADAATPTAPTLLAVDPDSGSAVNQPTVTIHGTNFDVAGMTVLFGGSPATNVVVTSPFQLTCRVPVGAPGFVDVVVTNTASGLSSAPLVNGFRYLSNHAPVLATIGPQSVSEGQNLNFGVSASDIDADSISLAAENAPANATFTDNGNGTGTFDFNPDYTQFGVYNVRFIAGDGSLADTEIVAITVSDVNRAPILATIGPKSVDEGQNLNFGVSASDPDGPAPTLTAENVPANATFIDNGAGAGTFNFDPDFTQAGVFNVRFIAFDGALADTEIVAVTVNNVNRAPVLAAIGPQSINEGLLLNVGVSATDPDGNAPTLTAENVPTNANFVDNGNGTGTFTFGPDFTQSGAYNVRFIASDGALADSELVAVTVNDVNQAPVWTTIPPQLVSEGQNLNFGVSATDPDGPIPALTVVNLPTNATFTDNGNGTGTFNFNPDFTQSGVYHPQFIASDGLLADTEFVTITVNETGNQQPVLAAIGPQSVNEGLNLSFGVSGTDPDADSVILSAEDLPANAQFIDNFNGTGSFNFDPDFTQAGVYNVRFIASDGLLADSEIVAVTVNDINRPPVLAAIGPQSVTEAQNLFFLVSASDVDGTIPALTAQGLPAGAIFTDQGTGTGSFNFTPDYSQVGVYPVLFIASDGTAADSETVDITVIDAGNQRPVLAAIGPKVVTEGTSLQFRVFASDSDLTIPTLTAVGVPPNATFADSLNGAGGFVFNPDLNQGGNAYAVTFIASDGLLADSELVYITVVEIGNLPPVFDSVPPPNVSEGDTLVVLVHAVDPEGGAILMGTLNPIPNAVFVDSGNGYGTWRYTPGYLDAGVDTVRIMALDNGAPIAAATLSFIVTTLEKNLAPNLWHIGDRTVLAGDSIKIRIVATDSTAPPGNQLFMAALNLPANATYQDSGGGIGKFKFKPTTGQVGPHTITFLVTDNGTPNLADLETITITVQSQNQAPVLAAIGPKSVDEGDTLVFGISATDPDGTIPILTASTVPTNAVFVDSGNGRGSLTFMPTYVQAGLYQVNFVASDGLLTDHENVLIQVREAGNQPPVLATLPDSASVVETTTLLILVSATDPEDQTLTLSVAPLLENSAFTDSGNGRGLFQMTPDYWQDTIYTLTILATDDLGGADTGFVVITIVDAGNQTPVVAAVSPYTVIEKDILTFMVTASDPDRTTPSLAARPLPPHASFIDNGDGTGTFSMTPDYPDAGVYTVYFVASDAELPSLQDSIAGTITVLDRTRLPVLDASSTNDQAVVLRQGDSVTIWHHAYDPDGPIPVMSATNLTSTYMTWADSGNGYVYVQYKPAFSELTGTYYATIVARDRDYDTVFVTKIQAFIVGPQNVPPVLDPIGPKSVMENDSLVFIVSATDPNGTTPTMTATDLPPNATFTALGGGLGRFRFLPTYNQAGVYYPLFRAADATTSDTERVAITVIEAGNQAPVWVSSFPTDTVRIAKASADTLHMWATDVDNAALTLLAVNAPPMSVFVDSLNKAGSFIFSPDSTLVGQVYDVLFIAQDTSKADTAIVIYKVISYIRGDWNYDGIIDLLDVVMQTNYTFRGGPPPEPFELGNYNGDTVITVLDLVLMIDYVFRNGPPLPP